Genomic segment of Sphingopyxis lindanitolerans:
TCGTGCAAGGTCGAGCGAAAGAAACAGGCGCAAAGGAGTTGGTCTGCTCTCCTTACTAAAAAGCAGGCAAACGATTGAAGTCCTTAGGAGAGAAAAAATGAAAAAGCTTCTTGTTGCTGCCTCTGTTCTGGCAGCCGTTGCAGCGACCCCCGCGTGGGCCGACGGCAACAACCGCAACACTGACACCGAAGTCTTCACGCTCCGCGCGAACAATCCCGCGAAGTGCAACCTCGAAGCGGCTGACTACACGCTCCGCATCCAGGGCAACTCGATTTCGGACAACGACGGCTTCGCACGCACCACGGTTTCGACCGCGGTTGCCAACGAGCTGAACACGGCGGGCGTTTCCGCATGGTGCACCGGCGCCAGCAACACGCTGCAGATGTATCGCACGGCGTTCGTCACCGATACGGGCAAGAAGGAAGCGGACGAGTTCAACCGCGCCGTCATCTATGACGTCACGCTGAACATCGCCGACGCCCTCCGCACCGACGGCTTCACGCCGACCGAAGGCACTTCGGACGGCCAGGGCAATGGCCCGGGTCTCGGCGTTGGTTCGGGTACGACCCTCGGCCGCTTCGGTCCGTCGGGCGCGGGTTCCGCCGTGGTGTTCGCCGCGGAACAGCCCTCGGCAGCCGTGACCGACGGTACGGCCCCCTCGGCCGGTGCGCGTGGCGACTACACGACCGACACCAACCGACTGGTCGCCGGCCAGTATGTCAGCTCGCTGACGATCGAACTGACCCCCGGGGTCTGATCGACTGTAAAACGGGTCCGGGGGGGGCATGCCTCCCCCCGGCATCCACCATGTGTCCGATCGATCCGATCGCTGCAACCAAGTGTGACCTATGTGGAACAGACTAGCGCTCTATTCGATCATCACCGTCGCCATCGTAGCGCTCGTCGCGACGGTCGTGAATGCGATGACGGTATCCCCCGTGGTTATCGACCTGCAAACCTCCGGACAGCGGATGTCGCAGGTCATCACGATCGAGAATAAATACGCCCGCCCGATCATCCTCGAGATGACGGTGCAGGAAGCCGAATATACCGACGACGGGGTCAAGGGCACCGGAAAACCCACCGACGATCTGTTGGTGTTTCCGCCGCAGGCCCAGGTCGCGCCCGGAGGGACGCAGGCCGTGCGCGTGCAATATGTCGGCGACCCAGATCTGCCGAAGAGCAAGCATTATTTCGTATCGGTCAACCAGCTGCCGGTGAAGCTTCCCGAAGGGGAATCCGCAGTCCAGCTCCTCTACAACTTCCAAGTTGTGACCGGCGTCAGCGTGCCCGGCAAGAGGCCGAACATAAAAATCGAAAGCGCCGAGACCTATATGGGCGGCGACAACAATCCGCGACTGCTTCTGGTCCTCACCAACGACGCCGACACCTATGGCTATCTGTCGGGCGGCTCGCTGAAGATCGTGCAGAAGGATTCGAGCGGCAAGGAAATATTCCATCGGACGATGACGGGCGAACAGATTTCCCAGGAAATCGGGTTCGGACTGGTAGGCGCGGGGCAAAAGCGCCGGATGACGACACCGATCATCTTGCCGCAAATGGGGGGGCAAATTGAGGCCAGTTACATCCCGTCGCGGCGCTAGATCGCGGCTATCGCTGATGGGCGCCGCCCTCGCAGCGAGCGTCAGCACCCTTTCCCTTTCGCACGCAGCCTTTGCCCAGACGTCGGCGCCGCTTGGGCAGGCGGCGATCTGGCGCGGGTTCGATCTTCGCGCCGTGACACTGAGCTCGCCTCTTCGCGAACCCGCGCGGATATCGCCGATGCTGATCGAGGGATCGATGCCGACGGTCGGTGCGGTCGAGGATCTGCCGGCCCAGTCCACCACTCCCGCGCAGCCCGCCGATTCCGCAACCTCGGGACCAGCGAGCGAAGCGCCGGTGCGCCTGAACACGACCGGCCGCGACATCATCCTTTCGGCACCGCTGCGCGACGGCGCCTTTCTGTTGGGCGAGGTCGGCTTTCAGCTGAAGGCCGATGATTCGATCCAGGTCGAGACCCGTTCACTCCTCGCCGCGTTGCAACCGGTGATCGCGTCCGAACGACTCGCCTTGCTGCAGAATGCGCTCGCCGGAACCGGCTACGCCCCGATCGAACAACTCGCGGCGCTGG
This window contains:
- a CDS encoding molecular chaperone, which translates into the protein MWNRLALYSIITVAIVALVATVVNAMTVSPVVIDLQTSGQRMSQVITIENKYARPIILEMTVQEAEYTDDGVKGTGKPTDDLLVFPPQAQVAPGGTQAVRVQYVGDPDLPKSKHYFVSVNQLPVKLPEGESAVQLLYNFQVVTGVSVPGKRPNIKIESAETYMGGDNNPRLLLVLTNDADTYGYLSGGSLKIVQKDSSGKEIFHRTMTGEQISQEIGFGLVGAGQKRRMTTPIILPQMGGQIEASYIPSRR